The Argonema galeatum A003/A1 genome contains the following window.
GACGGCAAGCCTTATCCAGTACCCAAGTTCCCAAGGGTTCGATCAATCCGGTCTTTTCTGCTAGTGGGATGAATTCTGCTGGCGAAACCAATCCCCGACGAGGATGCTGCCATCTTGCCAGTGCCTCGAACCCACTAATCTTGTTAGTTTCCAGCGATACTATTGGTTGGTAGTGCAGCTGAAACTGTTCGCGTTCTAACGCTAATTGCAGCTCTTTTTCGAGCTGGTAGCGTGCCATAGCGGCAGCGCTAATAATATTTACCTGGATCTCTCGATCGCTCTCAATAGCTGCGGTCAGTCTTACTAAGCGATCGGTGTTCTTGACGGCCAATTCCAGCAGTTTCTTACCCCTAGAGCTTATGGTGCCAAGCTTACCGCTCAGCAAAAGGCTTAATGCACCCCGAATTGAGGTCAGAGGTGTACGAAGTTCGTGACTCACCAGGGCGGCAAAGGCATCGGCTTCGCCAGCAATTGAGGTGTCAAACTGGTAATTTTCCCTGTGCCTAATTTTGTTAATAGTGCTGGTATTTGTCATATTGCTTACTTTTTCTGGGTAAACGCAACCAAAAGTTCTTGTTACTAAACTTAATACTTAAAAGTGAAAAATACGGGAAGGAACTTTGTGCAATCCTGGGTCATGTTAGATTATGAGAGCTTTTGATACTAAGTAACCTTGAATTAACTAACTCTCTCCCTATCTCTCATCCCCCCATTTTTGAATGTCGCGGCTACTAAATTACACTTGTAAACCCAACTCGATCCGATCGCTCACACCGACATTTTCCCCTATAAGCTGTGAAGAGATCGCTACCTATGTAACAATTTGTTAAAACAGTGAAAGTAAGCGATTCACTTTCAGGCGTATTCAGATTATGACAACAGTAGCAGTCAATCCCTATCTGGAGAGGAACTTTGCCCCGGTGCGATCGGAAA
Protein-coding sequences here:
- a CDS encoding EAL domain-containing protein, yielding MTNTSTINKIRHRENYQFDTSIAGEADAFAALVSHELRTPLTSIRGALSLLLSGKLGTISSRGKKLLELAVKNTDRLVRLTAAIESDREIQVNIISAAAMARYQLEKELQLALEREQFQLHYQPIVSLETNKISGFEALARWQHPRRGLVSPAEFIPLAEKTGLIEPLGTWVLDKACRQLYSWQQEFACNPALTMSVNLSSLQLSQPNLVEQVQEILQKTNLATSSLRLEITESAIMENQTNAIATLHQLKALGIQLYMDDFGTGYSSLSRLHELPIDLMKIDRSFVSQKKWDIIWAIMILASSLGLEVIAEGIETAEEVAELKKLGCKQGQGYFYSKPVDSQAAAALIALQLP